Proteins co-encoded in one Siniperca chuatsi isolate FFG_IHB_CAS linkage group LG11, ASM2008510v1, whole genome shotgun sequence genomic window:
- the cep170aa gene encoding centrosomal protein of 170 kDa isoform X2, producing MSVTSWFLVSSGGTRHRLPREMIFVGRDDCELMLQSRSVDKQHAVINYEAGTDEHKVKDLGSLNGTFVNDVRIQEQMYITLKLEDKLRFGYDTNLFTVVRGELTVPEEALKHEKFTSGLQLSKKPPNGETTTTTTTSKSPTKTPTKTLKSASGSTPRSGESRATDGVTASKEPTAKPVDTHKAEERLGGDVTALPRGTPLYGQPSWWGDGDADDENSFKQETKSSNKKHDSSMSVPDSKEARRGEKAKEDGLHASAAHDSSYFEIPTKEGHMANNGIHEIPTKDTEGTTTHPSTTAAQGHASFTIEFDNTSPGKVTIKDHVSKFTPDHHRSRSKKSGTGSGGAGGRDLSTLQAAMMASESKVADWLAQNDPTLVRSESTEDDSKSIKSDVPVHLKRLKGSKHEDGTQSDSENGLGLRFANRRHALEERLKAVHGHVGGGTGGGNITVSGTRATSSRTAFMIEFYDEENPRKRRSYSFSQTAPLQVGGAGGEGLCPQPPSHPKVFSISTSATTASDSGKVPAPISATVAAGAPTAARVLLKQRSEDPSIGRSSASTGLATGSPTSPSEDASVVGRGAGTAGGEAEDDRSDKGTYTIELENRNAEEEEARRMIDKVFGVQQNQDTSSLSDLKGEGKGKETGEAGKEALPGDSSWVSQWASLAANHTRTDPEGSGAETAAFLHKERADAFESGASLSRDESSSSLTDRKRRTLPQLPVDDPRAKSCTKALGLRSEIGEKQDTEPQEKENKGDGESPTPMGDGEMTSKRKQSSTSSPSKAPLRTSGSSERKKRSEERKGGGGVAEGGEKSGKPLVRQGSFTIEKPSANVPAELIPRINRGGSGRERSDSVGSMDTATLLKDTEAVMAFLEAKLRDENKLDQKSNKTGISTKGSGSGFPPRTDSISPESDVDTASTASHVAGEAERKASAGGEQKRRSFSSMHREKSNMSTASKTSVTNASARERLERKSKTRTVEATSRTDARRSVQPSSASSRARQPSLDLTDDDQTSSFPISDILSSDQETYSGPLGHSKLDTRSAKASTSGSSKTSRTLQAATTSSLNKQASLPQPRPTRASLLRRARLGDTSDTDLADADRVSVASEVSTTSSTSKPPSGRKGLSRLDMLAQPRRTRLGSISARSDSECTVTRSSTSSPRLSAETALRLGLRSSTPTENRLTPRMRANSVSKLNETKTKTTTSGYCSPTESSQPEPEGGDAEEELMVSSSSRWRRLPPEYGSTSEEEFGSNRNSPKHGGRSHMRPHHLVPHRSSRLSTTASPGSGMVTGPGGVGVKHRMKEQEEYIRDWTAHSEEIARISQDLAKDLAILAREIHDVAGEIDSVSSSGTAPSTTVSTAATTPGSAIDTREEVGPARPTQPDIQESMRKLVDRVFDESLNFRKIPPVISTNKAPEINGKPVELRPRAPDSLEPRALRRRTWNREEAVLDSLLLNSVSQLSTKIRHSVDKTAGKIRILFKDKERNWDEIENKLRSESDIPLLKTSNKEISSILLELKRVEKQLQVINVMVDPDGTLDALASLGLTSPTTPTKSQTAKITSPSATSPGSLPPAKESLPEILPGPGGSTARVQAASASTEETARHPSVGLGLTGVGGLPFNRVRPSGEEAIAQK from the exons ATGAGTGTGACCTCCTGGTTCCTGGTGAGCAGCGGGGGGACTCGCCACCGACTCCCCCGGGAAATGATCTTTGTTGGCCGGGATGACTGCGAGCTCATGCTACAG tCACGCAGCGTGGATAAGCAGCATGCAGTCATCAACTACGAGGCTGGGACTGACGAACACAAGGTCAAGGACCTGGGAAGCCTGAATGGG ACCTTTGTAAATGATGTCCGCATCCAGGAGCAGATGTACATCACTCTGAAGTTGGAGGACAAACTGAGGTTTGGATATG ataCCAACCTGTTCACGGTGGTGAGAGGAGAGCTCACTGTGCCTGAGGAGGCTCTAAAG CATGAAAAGTTCACCAGCGGCCTCCAGCTGAGCAAGAAGCCGCCCAATGGCGAAACCACTACTACCACAACCACAAGCAAGTCTCCCACTAAGACCCCAACAAAGACGCTGAAGTCCGCCAGTGGCAGCACCCCGAGGTCGGGGGAGAGTAGAGCAACAGATGGGGTCACTGCTTCCAAAGAGCCAACAGCTAAACCTGTGGACACTCACAAAGCAGAGGAGAGGTTAGGAG GGGATGTTACAGCGCTGCCTCGTGGGACCCCCCTGTACGGCCAGCCGTCTTGGTGGGGGGATGGGGATGCAGACGATGAGAACTCCTTCAAACAGGAAACCAAGTCAtccaacaaaaaacatgacagcTCCATGTCAG TCCCAGACAGCAAAGAGGCACGTCGAGGGGAGAAAGCTAAAGAGGACGGCCTTCATGCGTCTGCCGCCCACGATTCAAGTTACTTTGAGATCCCTACCAAGGAGGGTCACATGGCCAATAACGGCATCCATGAGATTCCCACCAAGGACACAGAGGGCACCACCACTCACCCTAGCACCACTGCAG CTCAAGGTCACGCCTCCTTCACCATAGAGTTTGACAATACTTCTCCTGGGAAAGTCACCATAAAAGACCATGTGTCAAAGTTCACACCCGACCACCACAGATCTCGCTCCAAGAAGAGTGGAACAGGaagtggaggagcaggagggagggaCTTGAGCACACTGCAAGCCGCTATGATGGCATCGGAGAGCAAGGTGGCCGATTGGCTGGCCCAGAACGACCCTACTCTGGTGCGCAGCGAGTCAACGGAGGACGACAGCAAGAGCATCAAGAGCGATGTGCCGGTCCATCTCAAAAGACTAAAAG GCAGCAAGCATGAGGATGGCACCCAGAGTGACTCAGAGAATGGACTGGGCCTGCGTTTCGCCAACCGCCGCCATGCCCTTGAGGAACGCCTAAAAGCAGTACACGGCCACGTcggaggaggaacaggaggggGTAACATAACAGTGAGCGGGACCAGAGCAACCAGCTCCCGCACTGCCTTCATGATCGAGTTCTACGACGAGGAAAACCCTCGCAAGCGGCGGTCGTATTCGTTTTCCCAGACTGCACCCCTGCAGGTGGGAGGAGCTGGCGGGGAGGGACTGTGTCCCCAGCCTCCCTCTCACCCCAAGGTGTTCAGCATTTCCACATCTGCTACTACAGCCTCAGACTCAG GTAAGGTTCCAGCTCCGATATCAGCTACAGTGGCTGCAGGTGCCCCTACGGCTGCCCGCGTCCTTCTCaagcagaggtcagaggacCCGAGTATCGGTCGCAGCTCAGCCAGTACCGGGCTGGCGACAGGAAGTCCCACCAGCCCCAGCGAAGACGCCTCGGTCGTCGGGAGAGGAGCGGGAACTGCTGGAGGGGAGGCAGAGGACGACCGCAGCGATAAGGGGACCTACACTATCGAACTGGAGAACAGGAacgcagaggaagaggaggccaggcGCATGATCGACAAG GTGTTTGGTGTGCAGCAGAACCAGGACACCTCTAGTCTGTCAGACCtgaaaggagaaggaaaaggaaaggagacaggagaagcagggaaagag GCTCTTCCTGGTGACTCGAGCTGGGTCTCTCAGTGGGCCAGTCTAGCTGCCAATCACACCAGGACAGACCCAGAGGGCTCAGGAGCAGAAACAGCTGCCTTCCTGCACAAAGAGAGAG CTGATGCCTTTGAGTCTGGAGCATCTCTCAGCAGAGATGAATCCTCCTCCAGTCTGACCGACCGTAAGCGCAGGACCCTCCCCCAGCTCCCTGTGGATGACCCCCGGGCTAAATCCTGCACCAAAGCTCTGGGACTGAGGTCCGAGATTGGGGAGAAACAGGACACTGAACCCCAGGAAAAAGAGAACAAGGGAGACGGGGAGTCCCCAACTCCCATGGGCGACGGTGAGATGACCAGTAAAAGGAAACAAAGCTCCACCTCTTCTCCATCCAAGGCTCCTCTCCGGACCTCTGGCAGCAGTGAGCGGAAGAAGAggtcagaggagaggaaaggaggaggaggagtagcagaaggaggagagaagtcTGGGAAGCCTCTAGTACGCCAGGGCagcttcacaattgagaagcccAGCGCTAATGTCCCTGCAGAGCTCATCCCACGCATCAACAGAGGCGGCAGTGGGCGTGAACGCAGTGACTCTGTGGGCAGCATGGATACTGCTACGCTCCTGAAGGACACTGAAGCTGTCATGGCATTCCTGGAGGCCAAACtaagagatgaaaacaaactAGACCAGAAAAGTAATAAAACTGGCATCAGCACTAAGGGTTCAGGTTCTGGCTTCCCCCCTCGGACTGACTCTATATCTCCTGAGTCTGATGTGGACACGGCCAGCACAGCTAGTCATGTggctggagaggcagagaggaaagcATCAGCTGGTGGCGAACAAAAACGACGTTCCTTCAGCAGCATGCACCGGGAGAAAAGCAACATGAGCACAGCTTCCAAGACCAGCGTCACTAACGCAAGTGCCCGTGAACGCTTGGAGAGAAAGTCTAAAACAAGAACAGTGGAGGCGACGAGCCGGACTGATGCACGCCGCTCTGTTCAGCcgtcctctgcctcctccagaGCACGCCAGCCTTCTCTGGATCTCACTGATGATGACCAAACGTCTTCCTTCCCCATCTCTGACATCCTCTCCTCAGACCAGGAGACTTACTCTGGACCTTTGGGGCATTCCAAACTCGACACCAGGTCTGCTAAAGCCTCCACCAGTGGATCCTCCAAAACCAGCCGCACTCTCCAGGCAGCCACGACCTCTTCCCTGAACAAGCAGGCCTCACTGCCTCAGCCGCGCCCCACAAGAGCCTCCCTTCTCCGCCGTGCCCGGCTAGGGGATACATCTGACACGGATCTAGCTGATGCAGACAGGGTGTCTGTCGCCTCTGAGGTgtccaccaccagctccacctctaaGCCGCCATCCGGTCGGAAGGGACTGTCACGGCTGGATATGCTGGCTCAGCCACGTAGGACCCGATTGGGTTCCATCTCAGCCCGCAGTGACTCAGAGTGTACAGTGACACGGAGCTCCACCTCTTCACCCCGCCTGTCAGCTGAGACTGCTCTGCGTCTGGGCTTGCGCTCATCAACACCAACAGAGAACAGGCTGACGCCCAGGATGAGGGCTAACAGCGTGTCCAAACTGAATGAGACCAAGACTAAAACCACTACATCTGGATACTGCTCGCCCACAG AGAGCTCTCAGCCCGAACCTGAGGGTGGTGATGCAGAGGAAGAGCTGATGG TGTCCAGTAGCAGCAGGTGGAGACGTCTGCCGCCTGAGTACGGCTCCACCTCAGAGGAAGAGTTTGGCTCCAACCGGAATTCTCCGAAGCATGGAGGACGCTCCCACATGCGACCTCACCACCTCGTCCCACACCGCAGCTCCAGACTCAGCACCACCGCCAGCCCAGGCTCCGGCATGGTGACGGGTCCAGGTGGAGTTGGGGTCAAACACCGCATGAAGGAGCAAGAGGAGTACATCAGGGACTGGACAGCACACAGCGAAGAGATAGCCAG GATCAGCCAGGACCTGGCTAAGGACTTGGCCATCTTGGCCCGTGAGATCCACGATGTGGCCGGTGAGATCGACTCGGTCAGCTCATCTGGCACGGCACCCAGCACCACCGTCAGCACCGCTGCCACCACCCCGGGATCGGCCATCGACACCCGGGAAGAGGTAGGCCCTGCACGTCCCACGCAGCCGGATATACAGGAGAGCATGAGAAAG TTGGTGGATCGGGTGTTTGATGAGAGCCTCAACTTCAGGAAGATCCCGCCTGTGATTTCAACCAATAAGGCGCCAGAGATCAACGGTAAGCCAGTGGAGCTCCGCCCCCGTGCTCCTGACAGTCTGGAGCCCCGAGCTCTGAGGAGACGCACCTGGAACCGAGAGGAG GCGGTGTTGGACAGCCTGCTGCTCAATTCAGTTTCTCAGCTGTCCACCAAGATCAGACACTCTGTTGACAAAACAGCAGGAAAAATCAG GATATTGTTCAAGGATAAGGAAAGGAACTGGGATGAAATTGAGAATAAACTCCGATCAGAGAGTGATATACCACTCCTGAAAACCTCCAACAAG gaGATCTCCTCAATTCTGCTCGAACTGAAGAGAGTTGAGAAGCAGCTTCAAg TGATCAATGTGATGGTAGACCCAGATGGGACTCTGGATGCCTTGGCCAGCCTCGGCCTGACCAGCCCCACCACCCCTACCAAGTCCCAAACCGCCAAAATAACTTCCCCCTCTGCCACCAGCCCTGGGTCTCTGCCCCCAGCCAAAGAATCACTGCCGGAGATCCTTCCTGGGCCTGGAGGATCAACAGCCAGGGTTCAGGCTGCCTCTGCCAGCACAGAGGAGACTGCACGACACCCCAGCGTGGGTCTGGGGTTAACAGGAGTGGGAGGACTGCCCTTCAACCGCGTGCGGCCGAGCGGAGAGGAGGCCATCGcacagaaatga
- the cep170aa gene encoding centrosomal protein of 170 kDa isoform X6 yields MSVTSWFLVSSGGTRHRLPREMIFVGRDDCELMLQSRSVDKQHAVINYEAGTDEHKVKDLGSLNGTFVNDVRIQEQMYITLKLEDKLRFGYDTNLFTVVRGELTVPEEALKHEKFTSGLQLSKKPPNGETTTTTTTSKSPTKTPTKTLKSASGSTPRSGESRATDGVTASKEPTAKPVDTHKAEERLGGDVTALPRGTPLYGQPSWWGDGDADDENSFKQETKSSNKKHDSSMSVPDSKEARRGEKAKEDGLHASAAHDSSYFEIPTKEGHMANNGIHEIPTKDTEGTTTHPSTTAAQGHASFTIEFDNTSPGKVTIKDHVSKFTPDHHRSRSKKSGTGSGGAGGRDLSTLQAAMMASESKVADWLAQNDPTLVRSESTEDDSKSIKSDVPVHLKRLKGSKHEDGTQSDSENGLGLRFANRRHALEERLKAVHGHVGGGTGGGNITVSGTRATSSRTAFMIEFYDEENPRKRRSYSFSQTAPLQVGGAGGEGLCPQPPSHPKVFSISTSATTASDSGKVPAPISATVAAGAPTAARVLLKQRSEDPSIGRSSASTGLATGSPTSPSEDASVVGRGAGTAGGEAEDDRSDKGTYTIELENRNAEEEEARRMIDKVFGVQQNQDTSSLSDLKGEGKGKETGEAGKEALPGDSSWVSQWASLAANHTRTDPEGSGAETAAFLHKERADAFESGASLSRDESSSSLTDRKRRTLPQLPVDDPRAKSCTKALGLRSEIGEKQDTEPQEKENKGDGESPTPMGDGEMTSKRKQSSTSSPSKAPLRTSGSSERKKRSEERKGGGGVAEGGEKSGKPLVRQGSFTIEKPSANVPAELIPRINRGGSGRERSDSVGSMDTATLLKDTEAVMAFLEAKLRDENKLDQKSNKTGISTKGSGSGFPPRTDSISPESDVDTASTASHVAGEAERKASAGGEQKRRSFSSMHREKSNMSTASKTSVTNASARERLERKSKTRTVEATSRTDARRSVQPSSASSRARQPSLDLTDDDQTSSFPISDILSSDQETYSGPLGHSKLDTRSAKASTSGSSKTSRTLQAATTSSLNKQASLPQPRPTRASLLRRARLGDTSDTDLADADRVSVASEVSTTSSTSKPPSGRKGLSRLDMLAQPRRTRLGSISARSDSECTVTRSSTSSPRLSAETALRLGLRSSTPTENRLTPRMRANSVSKLNETKTKTTTSGYCSPTESSQPEPEGGDAEEELMVSSSSRWRRLPPEYGSTSEEEFGSNRNSPKHGGRSHMRPHHLVPHRSSRLSTTASPGSGMVTGPGGVGVKHRMKEQEEYIRDWTAHSEEIARISQDLAKDLAILAREIHDVAGEIDSVSSSGTAPSTTVSTAATTPGSAIDTREELVDRVFDESLNFRKIPPVISTNKAPEINGKPVELRPRAPDSLEPRALRRRTWNREEAVLDSLLLNSVSQLSTKIRHSVDKTAGKIRILFKDKERNWDEIENKLRSESDIPLLKTSNKEISSILLELKRVEKQLQVINVMVDPDGTLDALASLGLTSPTTPTKSQTAKITSPSATSPGSLPPAKESLPEILPGPGGSTARVQAASASTEETARHPSVGLGLTGVGGLPFNRVRPSGEEAIAQK; encoded by the exons ATGAGTGTGACCTCCTGGTTCCTGGTGAGCAGCGGGGGGACTCGCCACCGACTCCCCCGGGAAATGATCTTTGTTGGCCGGGATGACTGCGAGCTCATGCTACAG tCACGCAGCGTGGATAAGCAGCATGCAGTCATCAACTACGAGGCTGGGACTGACGAACACAAGGTCAAGGACCTGGGAAGCCTGAATGGG ACCTTTGTAAATGATGTCCGCATCCAGGAGCAGATGTACATCACTCTGAAGTTGGAGGACAAACTGAGGTTTGGATATG ataCCAACCTGTTCACGGTGGTGAGAGGAGAGCTCACTGTGCCTGAGGAGGCTCTAAAG CATGAAAAGTTCACCAGCGGCCTCCAGCTGAGCAAGAAGCCGCCCAATGGCGAAACCACTACTACCACAACCACAAGCAAGTCTCCCACTAAGACCCCAACAAAGACGCTGAAGTCCGCCAGTGGCAGCACCCCGAGGTCGGGGGAGAGTAGAGCAACAGATGGGGTCACTGCTTCCAAAGAGCCAACAGCTAAACCTGTGGACACTCACAAAGCAGAGGAGAGGTTAGGAG GGGATGTTACAGCGCTGCCTCGTGGGACCCCCCTGTACGGCCAGCCGTCTTGGTGGGGGGATGGGGATGCAGACGATGAGAACTCCTTCAAACAGGAAACCAAGTCAtccaacaaaaaacatgacagcTCCATGTCAG TCCCAGACAGCAAAGAGGCACGTCGAGGGGAGAAAGCTAAAGAGGACGGCCTTCATGCGTCTGCCGCCCACGATTCAAGTTACTTTGAGATCCCTACCAAGGAGGGTCACATGGCCAATAACGGCATCCATGAGATTCCCACCAAGGACACAGAGGGCACCACCACTCACCCTAGCACCACTGCAG CTCAAGGTCACGCCTCCTTCACCATAGAGTTTGACAATACTTCTCCTGGGAAAGTCACCATAAAAGACCATGTGTCAAAGTTCACACCCGACCACCACAGATCTCGCTCCAAGAAGAGTGGAACAGGaagtggaggagcaggagggagggaCTTGAGCACACTGCAAGCCGCTATGATGGCATCGGAGAGCAAGGTGGCCGATTGGCTGGCCCAGAACGACCCTACTCTGGTGCGCAGCGAGTCAACGGAGGACGACAGCAAGAGCATCAAGAGCGATGTGCCGGTCCATCTCAAAAGACTAAAAG GCAGCAAGCATGAGGATGGCACCCAGAGTGACTCAGAGAATGGACTGGGCCTGCGTTTCGCCAACCGCCGCCATGCCCTTGAGGAACGCCTAAAAGCAGTACACGGCCACGTcggaggaggaacaggaggggGTAACATAACAGTGAGCGGGACCAGAGCAACCAGCTCCCGCACTGCCTTCATGATCGAGTTCTACGACGAGGAAAACCCTCGCAAGCGGCGGTCGTATTCGTTTTCCCAGACTGCACCCCTGCAGGTGGGAGGAGCTGGCGGGGAGGGACTGTGTCCCCAGCCTCCCTCTCACCCCAAGGTGTTCAGCATTTCCACATCTGCTACTACAGCCTCAGACTCAG GTAAGGTTCCAGCTCCGATATCAGCTACAGTGGCTGCAGGTGCCCCTACGGCTGCCCGCGTCCTTCTCaagcagaggtcagaggacCCGAGTATCGGTCGCAGCTCAGCCAGTACCGGGCTGGCGACAGGAAGTCCCACCAGCCCCAGCGAAGACGCCTCGGTCGTCGGGAGAGGAGCGGGAACTGCTGGAGGGGAGGCAGAGGACGACCGCAGCGATAAGGGGACCTACACTATCGAACTGGAGAACAGGAacgcagaggaagaggaggccaggcGCATGATCGACAAG GTGTTTGGTGTGCAGCAGAACCAGGACACCTCTAGTCTGTCAGACCtgaaaggagaaggaaaaggaaaggagacaggagaagcagggaaagag GCTCTTCCTGGTGACTCGAGCTGGGTCTCTCAGTGGGCCAGTCTAGCTGCCAATCACACCAGGACAGACCCAGAGGGCTCAGGAGCAGAAACAGCTGCCTTCCTGCACAAAGAGAGAG CTGATGCCTTTGAGTCTGGAGCATCTCTCAGCAGAGATGAATCCTCCTCCAGTCTGACCGACCGTAAGCGCAGGACCCTCCCCCAGCTCCCTGTGGATGACCCCCGGGCTAAATCCTGCACCAAAGCTCTGGGACTGAGGTCCGAGATTGGGGAGAAACAGGACACTGAACCCCAGGAAAAAGAGAACAAGGGAGACGGGGAGTCCCCAACTCCCATGGGCGACGGTGAGATGACCAGTAAAAGGAAACAAAGCTCCACCTCTTCTCCATCCAAGGCTCCTCTCCGGACCTCTGGCAGCAGTGAGCGGAAGAAGAggtcagaggagaggaaaggaggaggaggagtagcagaaggaggagagaagtcTGGGAAGCCTCTAGTACGCCAGGGCagcttcacaattgagaagcccAGCGCTAATGTCCCTGCAGAGCTCATCCCACGCATCAACAGAGGCGGCAGTGGGCGTGAACGCAGTGACTCTGTGGGCAGCATGGATACTGCTACGCTCCTGAAGGACACTGAAGCTGTCATGGCATTCCTGGAGGCCAAACtaagagatgaaaacaaactAGACCAGAAAAGTAATAAAACTGGCATCAGCACTAAGGGTTCAGGTTCTGGCTTCCCCCCTCGGACTGACTCTATATCTCCTGAGTCTGATGTGGACACGGCCAGCACAGCTAGTCATGTggctggagaggcagagaggaaagcATCAGCTGGTGGCGAACAAAAACGACGTTCCTTCAGCAGCATGCACCGGGAGAAAAGCAACATGAGCACAGCTTCCAAGACCAGCGTCACTAACGCAAGTGCCCGTGAACGCTTGGAGAGAAAGTCTAAAACAAGAACAGTGGAGGCGACGAGCCGGACTGATGCACGCCGCTCTGTTCAGCcgtcctctgcctcctccagaGCACGCCAGCCTTCTCTGGATCTCACTGATGATGACCAAACGTCTTCCTTCCCCATCTCTGACATCCTCTCCTCAGACCAGGAGACTTACTCTGGACCTTTGGGGCATTCCAAACTCGACACCAGGTCTGCTAAAGCCTCCACCAGTGGATCCTCCAAAACCAGCCGCACTCTCCAGGCAGCCACGACCTCTTCCCTGAACAAGCAGGCCTCACTGCCTCAGCCGCGCCCCACAAGAGCCTCCCTTCTCCGCCGTGCCCGGCTAGGGGATACATCTGACACGGATCTAGCTGATGCAGACAGGGTGTCTGTCGCCTCTGAGGTgtccaccaccagctccacctctaaGCCGCCATCCGGTCGGAAGGGACTGTCACGGCTGGATATGCTGGCTCAGCCACGTAGGACCCGATTGGGTTCCATCTCAGCCCGCAGTGACTCAGAGTGTACAGTGACACGGAGCTCCACCTCTTCACCCCGCCTGTCAGCTGAGACTGCTCTGCGTCTGGGCTTGCGCTCATCAACACCAACAGAGAACAGGCTGACGCCCAGGATGAGGGCTAACAGCGTGTCCAAACTGAATGAGACCAAGACTAAAACCACTACATCTGGATACTGCTCGCCCACAG AGAGCTCTCAGCCCGAACCTGAGGGTGGTGATGCAGAGGAAGAGCTGATGG TGTCCAGTAGCAGCAGGTGGAGACGTCTGCCGCCTGAGTACGGCTCCACCTCAGAGGAAGAGTTTGGCTCCAACCGGAATTCTCCGAAGCATGGAGGACGCTCCCACATGCGACCTCACCACCTCGTCCCACACCGCAGCTCCAGACTCAGCACCACCGCCAGCCCAGGCTCCGGCATGGTGACGGGTCCAGGTGGAGTTGGGGTCAAACACCGCATGAAGGAGCAAGAGGAGTACATCAGGGACTGGACAGCACACAGCGAAGAGATAGCCAG GATCAGCCAGGACCTGGCTAAGGACTTGGCCATCTTGGCCCGTGAGATCCACGATGTGGCCGGTGAGATCGACTCGGTCAGCTCATCTGGCACGGCACCCAGCACCACCGTCAGCACCGCTGCCACCACCCCGGGATCGGCCATCGACACCCGGGAAGAG TTGGTGGATCGGGTGTTTGATGAGAGCCTCAACTTCAGGAAGATCCCGCCTGTGATTTCAACCAATAAGGCGCCAGAGATCAACGGTAAGCCAGTGGAGCTCCGCCCCCGTGCTCCTGACAGTCTGGAGCCCCGAGCTCTGAGGAGACGCACCTGGAACCGAGAGGAG GCGGTGTTGGACAGCCTGCTGCTCAATTCAGTTTCTCAGCTGTCCACCAAGATCAGACACTCTGTTGACAAAACAGCAGGAAAAATCAG GATATTGTTCAAGGATAAGGAAAGGAACTGGGATGAAATTGAGAATAAACTCCGATCAGAGAGTGATATACCACTCCTGAAAACCTCCAACAAG gaGATCTCCTCAATTCTGCTCGAACTGAAGAGAGTTGAGAAGCAGCTTCAAg TGATCAATGTGATGGTAGACCCAGATGGGACTCTGGATGCCTTGGCCAGCCTCGGCCTGACCAGCCCCACCACCCCTACCAAGTCCCAAACCGCCAAAATAACTTCCCCCTCTGCCACCAGCCCTGGGTCTCTGCCCCCAGCCAAAGAATCACTGCCGGAGATCCTTCCTGGGCCTGGAGGATCAACAGCCAGGGTTCAGGCTGCCTCTGCCAGCACAGAGGAGACTGCACGACACCCCAGCGTGGGTCTGGGGTTAACAGGAGTGGGAGGACTGCCCTTCAACCGCGTGCGGCCGAGCGGAGAGGAGGCCATCGcacagaaatga